The DNA region CGGGGGAGACCTCGGACATCGTGCGTTCCCCTTTCCGCCTGGGCCCGCCTGGACGCCGACCGGGCCGGGCGATTCTACCGCGCGAGCGACCCCCCGCAACGCGGCGCCGCCACCCCATGTCGGCGCGGCGGGGACAAGGTGTGCTCAGGACGGACCGCCCGGAGGGCACCGCGCGTGAGCGCGCGCAGGCCGCTCGCGGCCGCCTGCGAGGCGGTGTACCGCGCCACCCTGGCGCGCACCGCCGCGGCGCGCCTGGTGACGGAGGCGCTGGCGCGCGAGCCGCTCCCGCCCGGCCCGGTGCGCCTGGCGGCGCTCGGGAAGGCCGCCGCCCCGATGCTGGAGGCGGCGCTCGCCGCGCTCCGCGGGCGCGCCCGCGAGCCGCTCTGCGTGCTGCCCGAGGGCGCCCGGCCCCCGGTCGCGCCGGGCGCCCGCTGCATCGCCGCCGGCCACCCCCGGCCCACCGCCGGCTCGCTCGAGGCGGGGCAGGCGCTCCTCGACTGGGCCGCCGCGGGCGGCGGGGCGCCGGCGCTGGTGCTGCTCTCCGGCGGCGGGAGCGCGCTGGCGGTGGCGCCCGCCGAGGGCCTCGCGCCGGAGGAGAAGGCCGGCGCGATCGCCGCGCTCATGCGCGCCGGGCTCACCATCCAGGCGCTGAACGCGGTGCGCAAGCACCTCTCGCGGCTGAAGGGCGGCCAGCTCGGCGCGCGGCTCGCGCCCGCGGACGTGCGCGTGCTGGTGCTCTCCGACGTCCCCGGCGACGACCTCTCGGTGATCGCGTCCGGCCCGCTCGCGCCGGATCCGAGCACGTTCGGCGAGGCGCTCGCGGCGGTGCACGACGCGGGCGCGGCGCTGCCCGGGCCGGTGCGGGCGCGGCTCGAGGCGGGCGCGCGCGGCGAGCTGCCGGAGACGCCGAAGCCGGGCGACCCGCGCCTCGCCGGCGTGCGCCACCGGCTGCTGGCGGGCCCGGTGGACCTGGCGCGCACCGCCGCGGAGGTGGCGCGCGGGATGGGCATGGAGGCGGCGGTCGATCCCGTCCCGCTCACCGGCGACGTGGTGGCGGTGGCGGCGCGGCTGGCGCTCTGGGCGCGCGAGCGGGCGGGGCGGCCGGGGGCCCGCGGGCCGCGGCTGCTCGCGCTCGGCGGCGAGCCCACCATCCGCATCCCCGCCGCCGCGGCGGCGCCCGAGGGCGGGCGGGCGCAGCACCTGGCGCTCCTCGCCGCCGCCGGCCTGGACGGCCTCCCGGCGGCGCTGCTCGCGGCCGGATCGGACGGGCGCGACGGGCCCACCGGGCAGGCCGGCGCGGTGGTGGACGGCGAGAGCGCGGGCGAGGCGGCGCGCCGCGGGATCGACCTGGCGCGGGCGCTCGCCGAGGCCCGCTCCGGCCCCGCCGCCGTGGCGCTCGGCGCCGCCATCCCGCGCTTCGAGACGGGGACGCACCTCTGCGACCTGGTGCTGGTCGCGGTCGAGTGACGCTGCCGCCCGGCGCGTCCGGTTGGCGCTCGATCTCCCGCCCCCGCCCGCGTATACAGGGGCCGCCATGCGCATCGCCTTCCTCGGCACCCCCGCCTTCGCGGTCGCCGCGCTCGACGCGCTGGACCGCGCCGGTCACGCGCTCGTGGCCGTCGTGGCGCAGCCCGACCGCCCTGCCGGGCGCGGCCAGGCGCTCCGCGAGCCGGCCACCAAGGCCTGGGCCCGCGCGCACGGCGTCGCGGTGCTCCAGCCGGAGAAGGTCCGCGACGGGACGCTCGCCGCCGCCTTGCGCGCGCTCGCGCCGGACGCGCTGGTGGTCGCCGCCTACGGCCGGATCCTCGGCAAGGACCTGCTCACGCTCGCCCCGCACGGCGCCATCAACGTCCACGGCTCGCTGCTCCCGCGCTGGCGCGGCGCCGCGCCCATCCAGTGGGCGGTCGCCGAGGGCGAGCGGGAGACCGGCGTCACCATCATGCAGATGGACGAGGGGCTCGACACCGGCGACATCCTGCTGCAGCGCGCGCTCGAGCTCCGCGAGGACGACACCTCGGAGACGCTCGCGCCCAGGCTGGCGGCGCTCGGCGGCGAGGCGCTCGCGGAGGCGCTCCGCCTGCTCGAGGCCGGCGCGATCGTGCCGGTGCGCCAGGACCCGGCGCAGGCCACCCTGGCGCGCATCCTCGAGAAGGAGGACGGGCGCGTCGCGTGGGAGAGCCCGGCGCGACGCGTCGCCGATCGGCTGCGCGGCTTCACGCCCTGGCCCGGCGCGTTCACGACGCTCGAGGGCCGCACGCTGAAGGTCCTGGAGGCGCGGCCCGCCGCGGACCTCGCGGCGCCCGCGGGCGAGCCCGGCGAGGCGGAGGTGGTCGCCGGCCGCGGGCTCGCGGTCGCGTGCGGCGGCGGGACGGCGCTGCTCGTGACCCGGGTGCAGCTCGAGGGCCGGCCGGCGCAGTCGGCGCTCGACCTCGCGAACGGCCTGCGCAGGAAGCGCTTCCGGCTGGGCACCTGATGGCCGTCCGCACGTCCATCCCGGCCGCGGGCGCCCGCGGCATCGCGTTCGAGGTGCTCCGGCGCGTGGACGAGGGCGGCGCGTACGCGTCGCGCGCGCTCGACGCGGCGCTGGGCGCGGCCGGCGCGCTCGATCCCCGCGAGGCGGGGCTCGCCACCCAGCTGGTCTACGGCACGCTCCGGCGGGCGCTCGCGCTCGACGCCGCGCTGGCGCCGCACTCCCGCCGCCCGCTCGCCGAGCTGGATCCGGCCGCGCGGGTCGCGCTGCGGCTCGGCGCCTACCAGCTGCTCGTGCTCGGCACGCCCGCGCACGCGGCGGTGGGCGAGACGGTGACGCTCGCGAAGGCGGCGGACCACGGCCGCGCCGCCGGGTACGTGAACGCGGTGCTCCGGGCGCTCTCGCGCGCCCCGCGCTTCCCGGACCCGCCCGCGCTCGAGGCGGATCCGGCCGGCCACGTCGCCGCCGCCGAGGCGCTGCCGCGCTGGGTGGCCGAGGAGTGGGTGGCCTGGCTCGGCGCCGGCGAGGCCCTGGCGCTCGCGCGGGCGATGAACGCGCCGGCCCCGCTGTGCGTGCGGACGCCCGATCGCGAGGCGCTGCTGGGGCGGGCCCGCGCCGCCGGGCTCACCGCGGCGCCCGCGGCCCGCGCGCCGGGCGGGGTGGTGCTCACCGGGGCGTCGGTGGCCGAGCTGGCCCACGCGGCCGGGGACGTGCCGTTCCAGGTGCAGGACGAGGCCGCGCAGCTCGTGACGCTCCTCGCGGCGGGCGACCTCGCCGGCCGGCCGGCGCGCGTGCTCGACGCCTGCGCCGCGCCCGGCGGCAAGGCGTTCCACCTGGCCGAGCTGCTCGGGCCCGGGGCCGAGGTGGTCGCCGTCGAGCTCCACCCGCGCAAGGCCGACGAGCTGGCCCGCGAGGCCGCGCGCCGCGGCCTGCCCGCGGTGCGGGTGGTGTGCGCCGACGCGGGGAAGCCCATCCCCGGGCTCGAGCCCGGGAGCTTCGACGCGGTGCTGGTGGACGCGCCCTGCGCCGGCCTCGGCACGCTCCGGCGCCACCCCGAGCTGAAGCTGCGCCGCGCGCCCGGCGACCTGCCGCGCATGGCCGCGCTCCAGCGCCAGATCGCCCTCAACGCCGCCCGGTACGCCCGGCCCGGCGCGCCGGTCGTCTACTCGATCTGCTCGCTCTCGCGCGCCGAGGGGCCGGAGGTGGTCGAGGCGCTCCTCGCCCAGGGCTTCCGCCGCGCCCCGCCGCCCGCCGGCTTCCCGGCCGACGTGCTCGACGCGCAGGGCGATCTGCTCGCCCTCCCCAGCCGCCACGGGACCGACGGCTTCTACGCCGCGCGGCTGGTGCGGGACGCGCCCTCCACCGACTAGGATCCGTCCATGGCCCTCCCCATCCGCATCGCCCCGTCGATCCTCTCCGCCGACTTCGGCCGGCTCGCCGAGGAGGTCCGCGCCGTCGAGGCGGCGGGCGCCGACGTGATCCACGTGGACGTGATGGACGGCCGGTTCGTGCCGAACATCACCATCGGCCCGCTGGTGGTGGAGGCGGTGCGCAAGGTGACGAGGCTCCCGGTGGACGCGCACCTCATGATCGTCGAGCCGGAGAAGTACGTGGAGGCGTTCGCGAAGGCCGGCGCCGACCTCGTCTCGGTGCACGCCGAGGTCTCGCCGCACCTCCACCGCACGCTGCAGGCCATCCGCGCCGCGGGGGCGCGGCCGGCGGTGGCGCTCAACCCGTCCACCGACCTGTCCGCGATCGAGTACGTGCTCGGCGACTGCGAGATGGTGCTCGTCATGACCGTCAACCCGGGCTTCGGCGGCCAGAAGTACATCGAGGCCTGCACCGAGAAGGTCCGCCGCCTGCGCGCCATGGCCGACGCGCGCGGCCTGGCGCTGGAGATCGAGGTGGACGGCGGGGTGAAGCCGGAGACCGCCGGCAAGGTCGCGGCCGCGGGCGCGAACGTGCTCGTCGCCGGCACCGCGGTGTTCGGCGCGCCGGACTACCGCCAGGCCATCTCGTCGCTCCGCGCCGCCGCGGAGCGGGGCCGCGCCTAGTCGTCCTCGAGCGGCTCGACCCGGACGCGCACCACGCCGTCCTCCACCATGCCCAGCTTGCGGGCCGCCGCGTAGGACAGGTCCACCACCCGGCCGCCGGCGAACGGGCCGCGGTCGGTGACCTTCACCACCACGCTCTTGCCGGACTCGAGCGACGTCACCTTGAGCCGCGTGCCGAACGGCGCGGTGCGGTGCGCGCAGGTCATGGCGTGCATGTCGAAGCGGCTGCCGCTGGCGGTCCGCCGCCCGTGGTGCCGCTTGCCGTAGTAGCTCGCGAGGCCGACCTGCTCGCCGGGGCGCGCGGGCGCCTCGGCGGCGCGGGCGGGAGCCTCCTCGCCGCGCCCGGGGCCACCGGCCTCGCGCGCGGGCCCGTGCGCGCAGGCGGCCGCGGCGCAGAGCGCCACCGCCGCCGCGCGGAGCGCGCGCCCGCTCACGCGGTGCGCCTCCGGCGGAAGGTGCGCTGGACCTCCGGGTGATCGGCGATGAGCGTCAGCGCCTCGTCGAGCAGCGTCTTGCCCGGCTCCATCTTGAACCAGGTCGAGGCACCCGACGGGTGCGGCAGCGGGATGACGTCGGTCTTCACGCCGTGGAAGTACGCACGGAGCGTGCGCCCGACCACGGCCGCGATGGGCTCCGTGTGGCCGAGCACCTCCTGGATGGCGAGGCGGCCCACCGGGATCACGAGGCGCGGCCGGAGGATCTCCACCTCCCGCTCGACGAAGCCGCGCCACAGCGCGCACTCGTCGGGCGTGGGCACCCGGTCGCCGCCGCCCGGCGCCTTGCCGGGGAAGCATCGCACCACGGCGGAGATGTAGACGCGCTCGCGGACCAGCTCCTCGCCGGCGCCGGTGGCGCGCTCGAGCCAGCGGAACAGCGTCTTGCCGGCGGTCCACGCGAACGGGCGGCCGAAGCGCGCCTCGTGCGGCCCGGGCGCCTGGCCGATGAGGAAGATGCGGCTCGGCACCGGCGGGCCGTGGATGGGCGGGCCGAAGCCGCGCGGGCGGAACGCCGCGACGTCGCGGAGCACCGCCTCGAGGGCGGTGACGGTCTTCGGGGTGCGCGGCACGGGGTGCCGAGCCTATCCGGCGGGGCGGCCGCGCGCCAACCGCTCCGGGTGCGCAGGCGTGCGTCCGCCTGCTACCCCTCGCGCCAGGGCTCCTCGCGGATGGAGTGGATCCAGCCCTCGCAGCGCGGAACGTTCGCGGGCACGCCCGTGAACCCGCCGTGCCAGGCCGCCGCCGCGCCGGTGGCGGAGAGCACCGCGTCGAGGTGCTCGCCGTCGCCGTCCTCGACGATCTGCGCCGCCTGCTCCATCTCGAACTCGAGCTTGGCGGCGTGGCGCAGGGTCCGGAGGATCTTGGCGCGGGTGGAGGAGCGCGCCACCCCGTCGCGCTCGTCGTCGCGGTAGGTGCACACCCCGCACATCGCGCGCGCCACGTGCCCGGGCCGCACCTCGACCACGAGCGGCTTGCCGGCGGCCGGCGTATCCCAGGGCAGGAAGGCGGCGGTGGCGCGGGCCATGGTGCAGAGGCCGAAGAACGTCTGCCGGAACGCGCGCGCGCTGGTGGGCGTGGCCGGCTCGGCGCGGTAGCAGTCGGTGAAGCGCGGGCGGTCCTTCCCGAGCTCGGCGCGCAGCCGCGCCGCGCCCTCGGAGAAGTCGCCGCCCTGCCCGAGGAAGCGCTCCTCGAGGTTGCGGCCGAGCACCGCCGGGCCGCGGATGGCCTGCCGCAGCAGCCCGAGCTGGCGCAGGTGGGTCTCGGAGAGCGAGAGCGCGAAGTCCACGCCGAGCGTGAGGCGCCCCTCCGCCCAGCGCGCCTCCTCGGCCAGCCAGGCGGCGAAGCGCGCCTGCACGTCGCGGCGGCCCGGCGCGTCGGTGAACGGCCGCCACAGGCGCGTCAGGCGCGCCCGCTCCGGCTCGCACTCGATCTTCGCGGCGAGGATCTGGTTGCCGGCGCCCTCGATCCCGCTCCAGCGCAGGCCGATGACCACGCCGCGCTCCGGCAGCCCGATCCTGGGCGGCGACGCCCTGCCGTAGACGGCACCCGCTGCGGTGGATGGCTCGTTCTCGTTTGGCATGGCGTTCGCTGCGTGTATCGCCCGGTTCCAGGGGGTGTCAACGCTGCGCCGGACCAGGGCCCCGGAATCTCTCGCGGATGCCGCGGGAACGGACTGCGGGTCGCAGCGCCGCGCGGCTGGGCCCCCGTTGGCGAGGGCCCTGCCGGGACGCAGACCGGCGCCTGCCGCCCGGGCGAGCGATCAGGGGGTTCCCTCTCCGGGCAGCCGTGCCCAGAGTACGACCGAACATGGCTTCCCCCGCTCGCATCCTGGTCGTCGAAGACGACCTCGCCATCCGGGAAACGATCGCCGAGCTGTTGCAGGAGGAGGGCTACGCGGTCAGCTGTGCCGCCAACGGCGCGGAGGCGCTGGACCGGCTCGCCGCGGTGGACCAGCCGCCCAACCTGATCGTGCTCGACCTGATGATGCCGATCATGGACGGCTGGGCCTTCCGCTCGGTCCAGCGCGACGACCCGCGCCTCTCGCGGATCCCCGTGCTCGTGCTCTCGGCGGGCCACGGCGGCGACAGCCGCGCCGTCGCGGGACTGGGCGTCGAGGGATTCCTCCCGAAGCCGTTCGACCTGGCGAGCTTCGTGGACGCGGTGCACCGGCTCTGCTGAGCTGCGCGCGCAGGCGCACCGCCGCGCGCGCCCCGAGCAGCGCCGCCAGGATCCCCGCGAACACGTACGGGCGCAGCGCGTCCGCCTTCACGCGCCACATGAAGTGCACCACGCCGAGCGCGGCCACCGCGTAGACCAGCCGGTGCAGCCGCTTCCAGCGCGCGTACCCGAGGCGCCGGACCCAGCGGTCGGTGGACGTCACCGCCAGCGGCACGAGCAGCAGCCACCCGACGAAGCCCACCGCCATGAACTTCCGCTTCAGCACGTCCTTCGCGAGGATCTGCAGGTCGAAGAACTGGTCCACGCCCACGTACCAGCACAGGTGCAGCGTGGCGTACGCGAACGTGAACAGGCCGAGCATGCGCCGCACCCGCACCGGCCAGGCGAGGCCGACGAGGTCGTGCGCCGGCGTGGGCACGAGCGAGAGCGTGAGCAGCGTCAGCGTCCAGAAGCCGAGCCGGTCGAGCACCGCCTCGATGGGGTTCGCGCCCAGCCCGCCGGTGAACGCGTCCCAGGCGATCTTCGCGAGCGGGAGGCAGCAGGCGGCGAACGTGGCCGCCTTCAGGAGGCGCAAGCGGATGCGGGTGCCGGCGCGCGTCACGACGGCTCAGTAGTTCTTGCGCAGGTCGAGCCCCGCGTAGAGCGAGGCGACCTCGGCGGCGTAGCCGTTGAACGGCAGCGTCTTGCGGCGGAAGAACTCGCCGATGCGCCGCTCCCGCGCCTGGCTCCAGCGCGGGTGGTCCACCTCCGGGTTCACGTTCGCGTAGAAGCCGTACTCGTCCGGCGCGGCGTCGTTCCAGGTGGTGTGCGGCCGGTCGGCGAGGAACGTGATGCGCACGATCGACTTCGCGCCCTTGAACCCGTACTTCCACGGCACCACCAGCCGGAGCGGCGCGCCGTTCTGCCCGGGCAGCACGCGCCCGTAGAGCCCCACCGCGAGCAGCGCGAGCGGGTGGGCGGCCTCGTCGATGCGGAGCGACTCCACGTACGGCCACGGCAGCACCGGGCGGCGCTGCCCGGGGAGCTGGTCGCGATCGAGCAGCGTCTGGAACGCCACGTACTTCGCGCGCGAGGTCGGCTCGAGGCGGCGCACCAGGTCGCCGAGCGGGAAGCCCACCCACGGGATCACCATCGACCACGCCTCCACGCAGCGCATCCGGTAGACGCGCTCCTCCAGCGGGAACATGCGCGTGAGCGCGTCCAGGTCGAGCGTCTGCGGCTTCTTCACCTCGCCGGCGACGGTGACGGTCCAGGGCCGGGGCCGGAGCGAGCCGGCGTTGCGCGACGGGTCCTCCTTGGAGGTGCCGAGCTCGTAGAAGTTGTTGTAGCCGGTGACCGAGTCCCAGGGCGTGGGCGTCTCGCCGCCGGCCTGGTCCACCTTGCGCGCCACCTGCAGCGCCGCGCCGGTGGGCTCGCCGGCTCGCGCGCCGCGCGGCAGGAGCAGCCCCACCGCGCCCGCGGCGCCGAGCGCCAGGAACTCCCGCCGCCGCAGGTACAGCGCCTCCGGGGTGGCCTCCCGCTCCGCGGTGTCCGGTCGCCAGCGCGCCATCGCCGTCCTCCCTCTCCGCCGGGGATACGCGCCACCCGGCGGCGGGTTGCATAATGGCCCCGAGATGGCCCTGCTGCGCTGCCACGGCACCCTGGACGAGCTCGCGATGTGGGGCGAGGACCGGCGCCGCCGCGCCCCCGTCCCGTTCCGCGGGGCGGACGCCGCGCCGCTCGACTGCTTCGGCCCGCTGCCGCCGCTCCCGCCGCCGCCCGGCGCGCCCGGCCCGTGGCGCGCCCCCTCGCCGCGGCCGTGCCCCGGCGACCTCGAGATGGCGGCGGTGGCGCGGCCGCCGGAGGGCCCGCGGCGCGGCACCGTGGTGCTCGTCCCGCCGTGGAAGCTCCCGCGGCTCGGCCTCGTCTCGCGCTGGGAGCGCGCGCTCGCCGCCGAGGGGCTCGCGTGCTGGACGCTGGTGCCGCCGCGCCACCTGCACCGCGCCGCGCCCGGCGTGCGGAGCGGCGAGGGGTTCGTCACGCCCGACGTCCCGGCGCTGCGCGCGGCGATGGAGCAGCTCGTGCTCGAGATCCGCGTGCTCCTCGCGCTCGCCCGCGCGCAGGGCGGCGCGGCCGGCGTGTGCGGGCTCTCGCTGGGCGCGCTCGCGGCCGGGCTCGCCGCCACCGCGCCCGAGGCGGCCGACTTCGCCGCGCTGGTGGCGCCGCCCGCAGATCTCGCGGCGGTGTTCGAGGGGACGCGGATCGGGCGGCGCTACCTGGGGCTGGCCCGCCGCGCCGGGGCGCCGCCGCCGCCGCCGGCGGAGCTCGCCGCGATGCTGGCGCCGTTCCGGCCGGACGCGCGCCCGCCCACCGCGCGGCGGGTGCTGGTCGTGACCGGCGAGGCGGATCGGATCGCGCTCCGGCCGGGCGCGGACGCGCTCGCCGCGCGCTGGGGCGCCGCGCGGGCGAGCTTCCCGCGCGGGCACCTCACGCTCATCTTCGGGTGCGCCGCGGCCCGCCGCGCGGTGGCGCGCTTCGCGGCCGCGCGCTGACTACTTCTTCTTCGCCCCGCCCGCCTTGCAGGCGTCGCGCGCGCCCTTCACCTCGTCGAAGAACGCGGCCGGCACCACCCCGCCGCGCACCACCGGCCAGGTCTTCTCCATGGCGGTGCGCCAGGCGGCCGGGTCGCCCTTCTCCACCTGCAGCCCCTGCTTCTGCATGGCCGTCACGGCGTCGGTGTTGAGCCGCTTCACCTCGACGTCCACCTTCTCGCCCAGCTCCCTGGCGATCGCGGCCAGCTTGGCGCGGGTGTCCGCCGGGATCTTCTCCCAGGCGTCCTTGCGCACCAGCGTCGCGCCCATCATCCAGCTCCAGGGCAGGTCCATCATGTGGCTCGCCTTCTCGTGCAGGCGGGCGGTGAGGACGTAGAGCGGCACGTTGGGGATGCAGTCGATCATGCCGGTCTGCAGCGAGGGCACGATGTCGTTGGACGAGAGCACCACCGGCTTCAGCCCGGCCGCGCGGAACGCCTCCACGCTCTTCGGGTCGCCCTCCCAGGCCCAGATCTTCGCGTTCGCCATGTCGGCCGGCGAGCGGTGCGCCGAGGAGCAGAACAGGTGGATGGCGCCGATGCGGCTCCACTGCAGCGCGACGAGCCCGCGCTTCTCCAGCGCCGCCTCGAGCTGCGGCCGCACCTTCGCGAACGCGCACTCCATCTGCGCCTGGTCCTCGAACAGGAACGGGACCGAGAGCGCCTGCGGCTCGGGGATGACGTCGTGCATGCCGACGTTGGAGATGGCGGCGCCCTGGAGCTGGCCGATCCCCATCTTGCGGACCATGTCGCCCTCGCTGCCCTGGGCGCCGCCGGCGTAGATGCGGAGCTTCACCTGCCCGCCGGACGCCTGCTCCCAGCGCTGCGCCATCTCCTTCAGGATCTCGTGCCAGGTGGACCCCTGGGGCGCGAGCGTGCCGAGCTTGATGACGACGTTCTGGGCGCGGGCGGCCGGGGCGAGCGCCGCGAGCAGCGCGGCGAGGAGCAGCTTCTTCACGTGGGACTCCCGGGACTAGAGGAACAGATCGTCTACGTGGTCGAGCAGCGCGCGGGCGCGCCGCTGGGCCAGGATGTTGGCGAGCCGGTACTTCGGCTCGGCGTCCGGATCGGCGCGCACGACCTCCTCGAGGACGCGCGTGAACCCGGCCCGGTCCTGCTGCTGGACGAGGACGCCCTCCGCCCAGGAGACGAGCGGGCCCAGCTTCTTGTTCATCGAGAGGGCGAGCGCCCGGTCGAGGTGCGCCCTGGCCCGCTCCGCCCCGCCGCCCTGGGCGGCGCTGCGGGTGGCGTCGTAGGAGACGAAGAACTCGTGGATGGCGCCGTCGCCCCAGCGCTCGTCCAGCTCGAGCGCCCGCTCCATCATCGCGATCGCCACCGGCAGCTCGGCGACGAGCTGCATGTCGCCCTTGCCGTTCACGATGGCGAGCGTCCAGGCGGAGGCGGTCCAGTACAGCAGCGGGACGTCCTCCTTCCCGGCGCGCCGCAGCGCGGCCGGGACGTCGCGCCCCTCCCGAAGGCGGCGGGAGAGCTTCTCGTGCCGCACCTCCAGCCCCCGCAGGCCGTACTCGCGGGCGCGCAGGAAGAGCTTCCTCGCGCGGAGGCGGCCGGCGCGGGCCGCGTCGATGCGGCCGTCGAGGTCGGCCTGCTCGGCGTCCGCCTGCACGAACGCGTAGCCGTACTGCGTGAAGCTGCTGGTGAGCGCGGTCAGGAGCCCCACGTGCCTGGGGTTCTCCTCGAGGATCCCCTCCATCGTCTTCAGGCCGAACGGGACCGCGTCCCGCACCAGCTCCGGATCGTCGTCCGAGGCGTAGGAGGTGCCGCTCTGCGCGACGGCGTCGGCGGCGAACGACAGCGCGGCGCTCCTGCACCCGGCGAGCGGCGGCAGCGTGACCGCGAGTATGAGGGCGAGGTGGTGGGTACGGTTCACGCGGATGGCCCGGCCGCGGAGGGATCGTGATAAGCGTGGGTACTCATAGATGCCCCTCCGTGAGGGGTCAATCGACTTTCGCGTGACCGCCCCAACCATCTCCAGCCACGGCGACCCGAACGCGCAGGGCACGCGCGTCGAGCGCGGCCTCGTCACGTTCCTGCTCGTGACGATGATCCTGCTGCCGGCCGCCTCCACCGTGTCGCGGCGCCTCCTCGGCCGGGAGCTGCCCGGCTCGGCCGTGCTCGCGCAGCACATCACCCTGTGGGTGGGCTTCCTCGGAGCGATGCTCGCCACCGCGAGCGGCCGCCACCTCGCCCTCTCCACCCTCGACCTGATCCCGGTGGGCTGGCCGCGCACCGCGGCCTGGTTCCTCGGGCAGGCGGTCTCCGCCGCGGTCACGGCGCTGCTCGCCTGGGCGTCGCTCGAGCTGGTCAAGGTCGAGTGGACGGGGTTCGGCCAGGTCGCGCTCGGCATCAAGGTCGCCTGGAGCCAGCTGGTGATGCCGGTGGGCTTCGCGATCATGGCGCTCCGCTTCGCGTGGCGGGCCGGGGCGCCCTGCGAGTCCCTGCGCTGCTGGGCGCTGCGCGT from Anaeromyxobacter dehalogenans 2CP-C includes:
- a CDS encoding glycerate kinase type-2 family protein; the protein is MSARRPLAAACEAVYRATLARTAAARLVTEALAREPLPPGPVRLAALGKAAAPMLEAALAALRGRAREPLCVLPEGARPPVAPGARCIAAGHPRPTAGSLEAGQALLDWAAAGGGAPALVLLSGGGSALAVAPAEGLAPEEKAGAIAALMRAGLTIQALNAVRKHLSRLKGGQLGARLAPADVRVLVLSDVPGDDLSVIASGPLAPDPSTFGEALAAVHDAGAALPGPVRARLEAGARGELPETPKPGDPRLAGVRHRLLAGPVDLARTAAEVARGMGMEAAVDPVPLTGDVVAVAARLALWARERAGRPGARGPRLLALGGEPTIRIPAAAAAPEGGRAQHLALLAAAGLDGLPAALLAAGSDGRDGPTGQAGAVVDGESAGEAARRGIDLARALAEARSGPAAVALGAAIPRFETGTHLCDLVLVAVE
- the fmt gene encoding methionyl-tRNA formyltransferase; protein product: MRIAFLGTPAFAVAALDALDRAGHALVAVVAQPDRPAGRGQALREPATKAWARAHGVAVLQPEKVRDGTLAAALRALAPDALVVAAYGRILGKDLLTLAPHGAINVHGSLLPRWRGAAPIQWAVAEGERETGVTIMQMDEGLDTGDILLQRALELREDDTSETLAPRLAALGGEALAEALRLLEAGAIVPVRQDPAQATLARILEKEDGRVAWESPARRVADRLRGFTPWPGAFTTLEGRTLKVLEARPAADLAAPAGEPGEAEVVAGRGLAVACGGGTALLVTRVQLEGRPAQSALDLANGLRRKRFRLGT
- a CDS encoding RsmB/NOP family class I SAM-dependent RNA methyltransferase, which gives rise to MAVRTSIPAAGARGIAFEVLRRVDEGGAYASRALDAALGAAGALDPREAGLATQLVYGTLRRALALDAALAPHSRRPLAELDPAARVALRLGAYQLLVLGTPAHAAVGETVTLAKAADHGRAAGYVNAVLRALSRAPRFPDPPALEADPAGHVAAAEALPRWVAEEWVAWLGAGEALALARAMNAPAPLCVRTPDREALLGRARAAGLTAAPAARAPGGVVLTGASVAELAHAAGDVPFQVQDEAAQLVTLLAAGDLAGRPARVLDACAAPGGKAFHLAELLGPGAEVVAVELHPRKADELAREAARRGLPAVRVVCADAGKPIPGLEPGSFDAVLVDAPCAGLGTLRRHPELKLRRAPGDLPRMAALQRQIALNAARYARPGAPVVYSICSLSRAEGPEVVEALLAQGFRRAPPPAGFPADVLDAQGDLLALPSRHGTDGFYAARLVRDAPSTD
- the rpe gene encoding ribulose-phosphate 3-epimerase encodes the protein MALPIRIAPSILSADFGRLAEEVRAVEAAGADVIHVDVMDGRFVPNITIGPLVVEAVRKVTRLPVDAHLMIVEPEKYVEAFAKAGADLVSVHAEVSPHLHRTLQAIRAAGARPAVALNPSTDLSAIEYVLGDCEMVLVMTVNPGFGGQKYIEACTEKVRRLRAMADARGLALEIEVDGGVKPETAGKVAAAGANVLVAGTAVFGAPDYRQAISSLRAAAERGRA
- a CDS encoding septal ring lytic transglycosylase RlpA family protein — translated: MSGRALRAAAVALCAAAACAHGPAREAGGPGRGEEAPARAAEAPARPGEQVGLASYYGKRHHGRRTASGSRFDMHAMTCAHRTAPFGTRLKVTSLESGKSVVVKVTDRGPFAGGRVVDLSYAAARKLGMVEDGVVRVRVEPLEDD
- a CDS encoding uracil-DNA glycosylase family protein, whose product is MPRTPKTVTALEAVLRDVAAFRPRGFGPPIHGPPVPSRIFLIGQAPGPHEARFGRPFAWTAGKTLFRWLERATGAGEELVRERVYISAVVRCFPGKAPGGGDRVPTPDECALWRGFVEREVEILRPRLVIPVGRLAIQEVLGHTEPIAAVVGRTLRAYFHGVKTDVIPLPHPSGASTWFKMEPGKTLLDEALTLIADHPEVQRTFRRRRTA
- a CDS encoding DUF429 domain-containing protein produces the protein MPNENEPSTAAGAVYGRASPPRIGLPERGVVIGLRWSGIEGAGNQILAAKIECEPERARLTRLWRPFTDAPGRRDVQARFAAWLAEEARWAEGRLTLGVDFALSLSETHLRQLGLLRQAIRGPAVLGRNLEERFLGQGGDFSEGAARLRAELGKDRPRFTDCYRAEPATPTSARAFRQTFFGLCTMARATAAFLPWDTPAAGKPLVVEVRPGHVARAMCGVCTYRDDERDGVARSSTRAKILRTLRHAAKLEFEMEQAAQIVEDGDGEHLDAVLSATGAAAAWHGGFTGVPANVPRCEGWIHSIREEPWREG
- a CDS encoding response regulator transcription factor codes for the protein MASPARILVVEDDLAIRETIAELLQEEGYAVSCAANGAEALDRLAAVDQPPNLIVLDLMMPIMDGWAFRSVQRDDPRLSRIPVLVLSAGHGGDSRAVAGLGVEGFLPKPFDLASFVDAVHRLC
- the msrP gene encoding protein-methionine-sulfoxide reductase catalytic subunit MsrP; the protein is MARWRPDTAEREATPEALYLRRREFLALGAAGAVGLLLPRGARAGEPTGAALQVARKVDQAGGETPTPWDSVTGYNNFYELGTSKEDPSRNAGSLRPRPWTVTVAGEVKKPQTLDLDALTRMFPLEERVYRMRCVEAWSMVIPWVGFPLGDLVRRLEPTSRAKYVAFQTLLDRDQLPGQRRPVLPWPYVESLRIDEAAHPLALLAVGLYGRVLPGQNGAPLRLVVPWKYGFKGAKSIVRITFLADRPHTTWNDAAPDEYGFYANVNPEVDHPRWSQARERRIGEFFRRKTLPFNGYAAEVASLYAGLDLRKNY
- the dctP gene encoding TRAP transporter substrate-binding protein DctP, whose amino-acid sequence is MKKLLLAALLAALAPAARAQNVVIKLGTLAPQGSTWHEILKEMAQRWEQASGGQVKLRIYAGGAQGSEGDMVRKMGIGQLQGAAISNVGMHDVIPEPQALSVPFLFEDQAQMECAFAKVRPQLEAALEKRGLVALQWSRIGAIHLFCSSAHRSPADMANAKIWAWEGDPKSVEAFRAAGLKPVVLSSNDIVPSLQTGMIDCIPNVPLYVLTARLHEKASHMMDLPWSWMMGATLVRKDAWEKIPADTRAKLAAIARELGEKVDVEVKRLNTDAVTAMQKQGLQVEKGDPAAWRTAMEKTWPVVRGGVVPAAFFDEVKGARDACKAGGAKKK